The proteins below come from a single Oryzias latipes chromosome 14, ASM223467v1 genomic window:
- the rbm41 gene encoding RNA-binding protein 41, whose product MKRVSRRACDEGPLLEEQETEGERRLHGLLLQQLHTDVDIDRCVAKKQCFAPAALYRPFGEQAAGVRSLSQFQLLQEEETELASLRELGLTDAEIQLWQSRDAAEKSHGVSAAPDAKQQRLQIIREKIEARAELLSRPQRFATSHPLSRREMEIEQALFQGSDRPGFLTALYHRDEGTLKGQRGASSSDPMDSLYRDVLCSTEAEPPPDSPHRTEAQQQNSRHSSDRLPLEQQEENVAPSVRSQPASEDRPDPVAPSARSQPASEDRPDPVAPVQIEIHQPIGSLRGSADTAGSGGPLTVRGQVETITDAEILENREREEAIRSIPRFRNYQPGKPSKVLCVKNVSTHASLAQLVALFSRFEKKDAAPILYRLLTGRMKGQAFVTLPDTETAQHALHLVHGYRLLGKPLVVEFGHERQEEKTEEKQ is encoded by the exons ATGAAAAG AGTGAGCCGGCGAGCCTGCGATGAAGGCCCGCTGCTGGAGGAGCAGGAGACGGAGGGCGAGCGGCGGCTGCACGgcctcctcctgcagcagctccacacGGACGTGGATATTGATCg ATGTGTCGCCAAGAAGCAGTGCTTCGCCCCGGCGGCGCTCTATCGGCCGTTCGGGGAGCAGGCGGCGGGCGTGAGGAGCCTCTCCCAGTTccagctcctgcaggaggaggagacggAGCTGGCCAGCCTGCGGGAACTGGGCCTCACCGATGCAGAGATCCAGCTGTGGCaaagcagagatgctgcagAGAAG TCCCACGGTGTGAGTGCAGCTCCGGATGCAAAGCAGCAGCGACTGCAGATTATCAGAGAGAAGATTGAAGCCAGGGCGGAGCTCCTGTCCCGCCCGCAGCGCTTTGCCACCAGCCACCCACTGTCCCGCCGGGAAATGGAGATTGAACAGGCGCTGTTTCAGGGAAGCGACCGTCCTGGTTTCCTGACCGCGCTCTACCACAGAG ATGAAGGTACCCTGAAAGGCCAGCGGGGGGCGTCGTCCTCTGACCCGATGGACTCTCTGTACAGAGACGTTCTCTGCAGCACCGAAGCGGAACCGCCTCCAGACTCCCCACACAGAACCGAAGCCCAGCAGCAGAACTCCAGACATTCTTCAGACCGCCTCCCtttggagcagcaggaggagaacgTCGCTCCATCCGTCCGATCCCAGCCTGCATCCGAGGACAGACCGGATCCCGTCGCTCCATCCGCCCGATCCCAGCCTGCATCCGAGGACAGACCGGATCCCGTCGCTCCAGTGCAGATAGAGATCCACCAGCCGATCGGCAGCCTGCGTGGATCTGCCGACACGGCGGGATCAGGAGGACCGCTGACGGTCCGCGGGCAGGTGGAGACCATCACAGACGCAGAAATCCTGGAGAACCGCGAGCGTGAGGAGGCGATCCGGAGCATCCCGAGGTTCCGAAACTACCAGCCGGGAAAACCTTCAAAG GTTCTGTGTGTGAAAAACGTCAGCACACATGCATCGCTGGCCCAGCTGGTGGCGCTGTTCTCCAGATTTGAGAAGAAAGACGCCGCGCCAATCCTTTACCGCCTGCTGACGGGTCGGATGAAAGGTCAAGCTTTCGTCACTCTGCCAG ACACCGAGACAGCCCAGCATGCACTGCACTTGGTCCATGGATACCGGTTGCTAGGGAAACCTTTGGTGGTCGAGTTTGGCCATGAACGACAGGAAGAGAAGACGGAGGAgaagcaataa